In one window of Leptospira sp. GIMC2001 DNA:
- a CDS encoding NUDIX hydrolase, with translation MKYCSLCGSQDLIFKVPSGDSLPRYICGGCETIHYVNPKIIVGAIPTYKDQILLCKRAIEPRKGKWTLPCGYMENGETVEEGAARETLEEANARIVIKNLQSVYSIPYINQVYLVFNSELLDLDFSAGEESLEVELFNEEDIPWSEIAFSAIKFSLETFLQDRKEGNLHITRVGRYALNKKDKF, from the coding sequence TTGAAATATTGCAGTTTATGCGGATCACAAGATCTGATTTTCAAGGTTCCGTCAGGTGACAGTCTACCTCGTTACATATGCGGTGGCTGTGAAACCATTCACTACGTTAATCCTAAGATTATTGTGGGTGCGATTCCCACTTACAAAGATCAAATTTTACTTTGTAAACGAGCAATCGAACCTCGAAAGGGAAAGTGGACTCTGCCTTGCGGATATATGGAGAATGGTGAGACCGTAGAAGAAGGTGCCGCAAGAGAAACATTGGAAGAAGCTAATGCGAGAATTGTAATAAAAAATTTACAATCTGTTTATAGCATTCCCTACATCAATCAAGTGTATCTTGTTTTCAATTCCGAATTGTTAGATCTAGATTTTTCCGCTGGCGAGGAGAGCTTGGAAGTGGAATTGTTCAACGAAGAAGATATTCCTTGGTCGGAAATTGCATTCAGTGCAATCAAGTTTTCTCTAGAAACTTTTCTTCAGGATCGAAAGGAAGGGAATTTGCATATAACACGAGTGGGAAGATACGCACTCAACAAAAAGGATAAGTTCTAA
- a CDS encoding SDR family NAD(P)-dependent oxidoreductase, whose product MRESKSKLYNKYGTWAVITGASDGIGKAFAEELASHGFNLVLVARRKEILEDLSKVLISKYGIKTLVLSKDLGDLQSSYELLNETADLDVGLYVGSAGFGTTGNLITNDIRSELDMLNVNCNSLLITTHGYAKSFADKKKGGIILLSSLLAFQGVPLTANYAATKAYVQTLAEGIRKELKPYGVDVIASAPGPVKTGFASRAKMTMTMYDNPHDVAKNSLKALGKKTTVRPGFISRLLALLMSTVPRSGRTFILSQVMKDMTKI is encoded by the coding sequence ATGAGAGAATCAAAAAGTAAGTTGTATAATAAATATGGAACCTGGGCTGTCATAACGGGAGCTTCTGACGGAATTGGTAAAGCATTCGCCGAGGAACTTGCTTCTCATGGTTTTAATTTAGTACTAGTTGCTAGAAGAAAGGAAATATTGGAAGATCTTTCTAAAGTTCTAATTAGTAAATATGGAATCAAAACTTTGGTTCTTAGCAAAGATTTGGGTGATTTACAATCCTCTTATGAATTACTAAACGAAACGGCTGACTTAGATGTAGGACTTTATGTAGGTTCAGCAGGCTTTGGAACAACAGGAAACCTTATTACAAATGATATTAGATCAGAGCTAGATATGCTGAATGTAAATTGCAATTCACTATTGATCACAACTCATGGTTATGCGAAAAGTTTTGCCGATAAAAAGAAAGGCGGTATAATTCTCCTTAGTTCATTGTTAGCTTTCCAAGGTGTTCCACTTACAGCTAATTATGCTGCAACAAAAGCTTATGTACAAACTTTAGCAGAGGGAATAAGAAAGGAATTAAAACCCTACGGAGTCGATGTTATAGCCTCAGCTCCGGGACCCGTAAAGACAGGATTCGCAAGCCGAGCTAAAATGACTATGACTATGTATGATAATCCTCACGATGTTGCTAAGAATTCTCTAAAAGCACTAGGGAAGAAAACAACAGTTCGACCTGGATTTATATCTAGACTGCTTGCTTTGTTGATGTCAACAGTCCCGAGATCTGGAAGGACATTTATATTGTCGCAAGTCATGAAAGATATGACTAAGATTTGA
- a CDS encoding winged helix-turn-helix transcriptional regulator, producing the protein MKKFISIPGHTCPVSRTVEIVGDKWTSLILRDLLLQGPRRFQDFIESLVGISPNILSNRLKKLQEYEIIESQLYSQHPPRNDYRLTERGKDLGVIIGGMRDWGNKHTKS; encoded by the coding sequence ATGAAAAAATTTATTTCCATTCCAGGACATACTTGCCCAGTTTCTCGAACTGTTGAGATTGTTGGAGACAAATGGACTTCCCTAATATTAAGAGATTTACTCTTGCAGGGTCCAAGAAGATTTCAAGATTTTATAGAGTCTCTAGTAGGAATCTCTCCTAATATCCTATCGAATCGGTTGAAGAAATTGCAAGAATATGAGATCATTGAATCTCAATTGTATTCCCAACATCCGCCAAGAAATGACTATCGATTAACTGAAAGAGGCAAGGATTTAGGAGTTATCATTGGCGGTATGCGAGACTGGGGCAACAAACATACAAAAAGTTGA
- a CDS encoding MBL fold metallo-hydrolase: MKIISQNTFYLIIIIFIYNFVGCSSTNFPRSDHFDGSTFHNPKPVDPPSFYFVARHILFGRSNDWIFSDLDENKIETLDDNKLGIHSTEHQQLPIDKIAVHWVGHATTLIQLGGKTFLTDPVWSNTVGPLSTFGPTRAQVPGIEFQKLPNIDYVLLSHDHFDHTDIPTLLRLQKKFDPRFIVPLGMAKLLNDNRISNIIELDWWNNIHTRDGLVIHLTPAQHNSGRGLFDRNKRLWGSFVLEYNKFRVFFAGDTAYSNHFSEIYNKLGKIHFAILPIGAYEPAKEMRKFHTSPNDAILAFKDLHSNYMLPIHFATFNLTAEDQKKPLEVLRISIKKFNLSEKRFLIQKIGGSWKGNLSELGN, translated from the coding sequence ATGAAAATAATATCACAAAATACCTTTTATTTAATAATAATCATTTTCATTTACAATTTCGTTGGCTGTAGTTCAACAAATTTTCCGAGAAGCGACCATTTCGATGGTTCTACTTTTCACAATCCAAAACCTGTTGATCCTCCAAGTTTTTACTTTGTTGCGAGGCATATCCTTTTTGGTAGAAGCAATGATTGGATTTTTTCGGATTTGGATGAAAACAAAATCGAAACATTAGATGATAATAAATTGGGAATTCATTCCACAGAACATCAACAGCTTCCAATTGACAAAATAGCAGTGCATTGGGTCGGGCATGCAACCACTTTAATTCAATTGGGTGGTAAAACTTTTCTAACAGATCCCGTTTGGTCGAACACAGTCGGACCTCTTTCTACATTTGGACCCACACGAGCGCAAGTTCCAGGAATTGAATTTCAAAAATTGCCCAATATCGATTATGTTTTACTGAGCCATGACCATTTTGATCATACCGACATTCCTACACTGCTTAGATTGCAAAAGAAATTTGATCCAAGATTCATTGTTCCTCTTGGAATGGCTAAATTATTGAACGATAATAGAATATCCAATATTATTGAATTAGATTGGTGGAATAATATTCATACAAGAGATGGTTTAGTTATTCATCTAACACCTGCACAACATAATTCTGGACGCGGACTATTTGACAGAAATAAGAGACTTTGGGGTAGCTTTGTATTAGAATACAATAAATTTCGTGTATTCTTTGCTGGGGACACCGCATATTCTAATCATTTTTCAGAAATCTATAACAAATTAGGCAAGATACATTTTGCGATTCTGCCAATTGGCGCGTACGAACCCGCAAAAGAGATGAGAAAATTTCATACTTCACCCAATGATGCAATCTTAGCTTTTAAAGATCTTCATTCAAATTACATGTTGCCTATTCACTTTGCGACTTTCAATCTAACGGCAGAAGACCAAAAGAAACCTTTAGAAGTTTTAAGAATTTCGATTAAAAAATTTAATTTATCTGAAAAAAGATTTCTGATTCAAAAAATTGGCGGTTCTTGGAAAGGAAATCTATCGGAACTAGGGAACTGA
- a CDS encoding AraC family transcriptional regulator has product MFVTNQMQTDFHEHYAATLAISLDRNILIETKEGEEEYRAALLTPNTYHRTVSPGVTMLALLIDPETYEYKEISDIAEKGKIKKLDIAQFELHIPKIWDMFNGILKEEEVWNLHLDLLQSVRPFQKFEITADDRIERIAHKIRTEIPDSIRMTEIGKDFAVSEDRLIRLFKEKKGIPLRRYLLWVRILEAAKLLKDGMNLTEAAHAAGFSDSAHFTRTFKENFGFVPSLFFGHLRSMDVFFCEPN; this is encoded by the coding sequence ATGTTTGTTACAAACCAAATGCAAACCGACTTCCATGAACATTATGCAGCAACTCTAGCTATTTCCTTAGATCGTAATATACTAATTGAAACGAAAGAGGGTGAAGAAGAATATAGAGCCGCTTTACTTACGCCAAATACTTATCATCGAACAGTATCTCCAGGTGTGACTATGCTTGCATTACTCATTGATCCTGAGACTTATGAATACAAAGAGATATCCGATATTGCTGAAAAAGGTAAAATCAAAAAATTAGACATAGCTCAATTTGAACTTCATATCCCAAAAATTTGGGATATGTTTAACGGTATTTTGAAAGAAGAAGAGGTTTGGAATTTGCATTTGGATTTGTTACAATCCGTACGACCCTTCCAAAAATTCGAAATAACTGCAGACGATCGAATTGAAAGAATTGCTCATAAAATTAGAACAGAAATTCCAGATAGTATTAGAATGACAGAGATAGGAAAAGATTTTGCGGTATCCGAGGATAGACTGATTCGACTTTTCAAAGAGAAAAAAGGCATTCCACTTAGACGCTATCTCCTATGGGTTAGAATTCTAGAGGCAGCAAAACTTCTAAAGGACGGAATGAATCTCACTGAAGCTGCACACGCGGCAGGCTTTTCTGACTCAGCACATTTCACTCGCACATTTAAAGAAAATTTTGGATTTGTGCCATCATTATTTTTTGGACATTTGCGTTCTATGGATGTATTTTTTTGTGAACCGAATTAA
- a CDS encoding M24 family metallopeptidase, producing the protein MPMQKQSGILSKISSKISRYHSSSVKVPGNADKNGFLKAQRLAYKCVTEIEKEMKEGWTEIQTVKLMEIFLRDHGVKTFLHRPFAWFGEHARFDGYKRFTQFHPGKKLLTANESFILDVSPVVEGYIGDIGYSSSLEKNYELEAGMDYLLRLRDKIPRYFESEMTSQEIWWQIDKDAKMNGFDNIHALYPFAVLGHRVYKVHLPSYSFPLIPISFASWFSFQGSFEFLSHKVLPELLTPDHQGKKIGFWAIEPHLGRGKTGFKFEEILVVEKHRAYWLDDEVPHVKKYKKAVI; encoded by the coding sequence ATGCCGATGCAAAAACAATCTGGAATTCTATCCAAAATTTCATCCAAAATATCTCGCTACCATTCTTCTTCTGTAAAGGTTCCTGGAAATGCTGATAAAAATGGATTTCTGAAAGCACAAAGATTAGCATACAAATGTGTTACAGAAATCGAAAAGGAAATGAAAGAAGGTTGGACCGAAATCCAAACTGTAAAGTTAATGGAAATTTTTTTGCGTGACCACGGTGTCAAAACTTTCTTACATCGACCCTTTGCATGGTTTGGTGAGCATGCAAGATTTGATGGCTATAAACGTTTTACCCAATTCCATCCTGGCAAAAAGTTATTAACCGCTAATGAATCTTTCATTTTAGATGTTTCGCCTGTTGTTGAAGGCTATATCGGTGATATCGGATACTCTTCTAGCTTGGAAAAAAATTACGAACTTGAAGCGGGAATGGATTACCTATTAAGATTACGTGATAAGATCCCAAGATATTTTGAGTCCGAAATGACCTCTCAAGAAATTTGGTGGCAAATCGATAAAGATGCAAAAATGAATGGATTCGATAATATTCACGCCCTTTATCCTTTCGCAGTACTAGGACATCGTGTTTATAAAGTTCACTTGCCATCCTATAGTTTTCCTCTAATTCCCATTAGTTTTGCTAGTTGGTTTAGTTTTCAGGGATCTTTTGAATTTTTATCACACAAAGTCCTGCCTGAATTATTAACACCAGATCACCAAGGCAAAAAAATTGGATTCTGGGCAATTGAGCCCCATCTAGGAAGAGGTAAAACCGGATTCAAATTTGAAGAAATCTTAGTCGTAGAAAAGCATAGAGCGTATTGGTTAGATGATGAAGTTCCTCATGTAAAAAAATATAAAAAGGCAGTAATATAA
- a CDS encoding SMP-30/gluconolactonase/LRE family protein, whose protein sequence is MKFSIYSTIIILIALLTGCNSENIKIGKSHSLDETPKSIIDVKTLEDPINLTLDIIMPELPGHDDIIFDNTKNVAYASGMDGWIWKLDFKLDKASQWAKPPVNPAGMQFSDNRKNSILVCASRLGGEEYKETDRVGLYEFDIATKKFKPLVLDLPRTDREDFEIVYPKENRIRISVNDLNPENSRPFSLCNDLAVSRDGKRIYITEPFERENASMGSGAVPEAIGLYPHGKLWMYNRSDNTVSLVLNGFTFVDGILIEEDSSEIEESVLFTETTKFRIIRSFISGKRQGESEIILENLPGLADGMERDDKGRIWIGIIKRRSGVINFLHNNPWLKSFVLSLPQKMLPISKQTGILVLDKNAKNPIYYSMHDGSKITDISVAIPNNKRIYLPSFNKESKGLFSIPNPLGN, encoded by the coding sequence ATGAAATTTAGCATTTATTCAACGATCATAATTCTAATTGCACTATTGACAGGATGTAATTCAGAGAATATTAAAATTGGAAAATCTCATTCTTTAGATGAAACTCCGAAATCAATAATTGATGTAAAAACTTTAGAAGATCCAATTAATCTCACTTTAGATATCATCATGCCCGAGCTTCCTGGCCACGATGATATCATATTTGACAATACTAAAAATGTAGCATATGCCTCAGGTATGGATGGCTGGATCTGGAAGTTGGATTTTAAATTGGACAAGGCATCACAATGGGCGAAGCCTCCCGTTAATCCTGCAGGAATGCAATTTAGCGACAACCGGAAAAATTCTATTCTAGTCTGTGCATCTAGATTAGGAGGTGAGGAATATAAAGAAACAGACCGAGTGGGTCTTTATGAATTTGATATCGCTACAAAAAAATTTAAGCCACTAGTTCTAGATCTGCCAAGAACAGACCGCGAGGATTTCGAAATCGTTTATCCGAAAGAGAATAGGATCAGAATTTCCGTTAATGATCTTAATCCAGAAAATTCGCGACCTTTTTCATTATGCAATGATCTTGCAGTTTCTAGAGATGGAAAACGCATTTATATAACAGAACCATTTGAAAGAGAGAATGCATCTATGGGTAGTGGAGCTGTGCCTGAAGCGATTGGATTATATCCGCACGGTAAATTATGGATGTATAATCGAAGTGATAATACCGTATCATTAGTGTTAAATGGCTTTACTTTCGTTGATGGAATCTTAATTGAAGAAGATTCTTCAGAAATCGAGGAGTCCGTATTATTTACAGAAACTACAAAGTTTAGAATCATTCGTTCTTTTATTTCTGGAAAACGCCAAGGTGAATCAGAGATCATACTTGAAAATTTGCCAGGGCTTGCTGATGGAATGGAAAGGGATGATAAAGGAAGAATCTGGATAGGAATCATCAAACGAAGATCAGGCGTAATAAATTTTCTCCACAACAATCCTTGGTTGAAATCATTTGTCCTCTCTCTTCCACAGAAGATGTTACCCATATCCAAACAGACAGGAATTTTGGTTCTAGATAAAAATGCAAAAAATCCAATTTATTACTCTATGCACGATGGATCCAAAATCACAGATATTTCTGTAGCAATTCCCAATAATAAAAGGATTTATTTACCAAGTTTTAACAAAGAATCAAAAGGTCTTTTTTCAATACCAAATCCACTCGGAAATTAA
- the leuD gene encoding 3-isopropylmalate dehydratase small subunit: protein MKAWKTHTGNAVPLNRKDIDTDQILPKQFMKKIDKNNFGKLLFFNWRYLDEEGLIPNPDFILNDKNFSDASILLAGENFGCGSSREHAPWALADYGIRVILAPSFADIFYTNAAKNGIALIALPTNVIAELIQFSHDASKVEFKIDLENQIISVNQKNISFDMPDSIRERIINGWDDIGMTMKWEKLIDEYESQLSWVI from the coding sequence ATGAAAGCTTGGAAAACTCACACAGGAAATGCAGTCCCATTAAATCGCAAAGATATTGATACCGATCAAATTTTGCCTAAGCAGTTTATGAAAAAAATTGATAAAAATAATTTTGGTAAATTATTATTCTTCAATTGGAGATATTTGGATGAAGAAGGGTTGATACCAAATCCAGATTTTATTTTGAACGATAAAAATTTTTCCGACGCAAGCATTTTGTTGGCAGGTGAAAATTTCGGATGTGGATCCAGTCGAGAACATGCTCCGTGGGCACTGGCTGATTATGGAATCCGTGTAATTTTGGCACCAAGCTTTGCAGATATTTTTTATACAAACGCAGCGAAGAATGGGATCGCCTTGATTGCTTTGCCTACTAATGTAATCGCTGAATTGATTCAATTTTCACATGACGCAAGTAAAGTTGAATTTAAGATTGACTTGGAAAATCAAATTATCAGTGTAAATCAAAAGAATATTTCTTTTGATATGCCAGATTCAATCAGAGAGCGAATAATAAATGGTTGGGACGACATAGGAATGACTATGAAATGGGAGAAGCTTATCGATGAATATGAATCGCAGCTCTCATGGGTAATTTAA
- a CDS encoding type 1 glutamine amidotransferase domain-containing protein, with protein MIKFLLIFGILGAVWDCKKSLVTEDYMNSKKILFVITSHGTKGKTGKPTGYFLSEVTHPWKVFVDHGYEIDFVSPKGGKSPVDGFDLEDPINKEFHENKIYRNKIENSFKPTDIDTSQYQGIFFAGGHGTMWDLPENTELQDITKKLYESGRIVGAVCHGPSALVNVKLSNGEYLVKDKKVNGFTNEEESAVELTDVVPFLLEDKLKSRGGIYIKGKNWENFAVSDQRLVTGQNPQSATKVAELMIEDLKKLLSTK; from the coding sequence ATGATCAAGTTTTTGTTAATATTTGGAATATTAGGTGCGGTCTGGGATTGCAAAAAATCATTAGTTACTGAGGATTATATGAACAGCAAAAAAATATTATTTGTAATAACAAGTCATGGAACCAAAGGAAAAACAGGTAAACCTACAGGCTACTTTCTATCTGAAGTCACACATCCTTGGAAAGTTTTCGTCGATCACGGTTATGAGATCGACTTTGTATCGCCAAAAGGTGGAAAATCTCCAGTTGATGGATTTGATCTAGAAGATCCAATCAACAAAGAATTTCATGAAAATAAAATATATAGAAATAAAATTGAGAATAGTTTTAAACCAACTGACATTGATACGAGTCAATACCAAGGAATTTTCTTTGCTGGTGGACATGGTACTATGTGGGATCTACCAGAAAATACTGAATTGCAAGATATAACCAAGAAATTGTATGAATCTGGTAGAATCGTTGGTGCGGTCTGTCATGGACCTTCTGCTTTAGTTAATGTTAAACTTTCAAATGGAGAGTATTTAGTAAAAGATAAAAAAGTAAACGGTTTTACTAATGAGGAAGAGTCTGCCGTTGAATTAACGGATGTAGTACCATTTCTATTGGAAGATAAGTTAAAATCTCGTGGAGGCATTTATATTAAAGGTAAAAATTGGGAGAACTTTGCAGTATCAGACCAGAGATTGGTAACGGGTCAGAATCCTCAGTCTGCCACTAAGGTAGCTGAACTTATGATTGAAGATTTGAAAAAATTATTGAGTACGAAATGA
- a CDS encoding PilZ domain-containing protein: MSVFQQNLPIQISPIENNEEGVKYQGLFEAMESDAMKIRMDDTFFADNVQNAISVEFTMSNYNFQFESSLLSGRDGHFVRIAKPKVIHKSQIRKTTRLRTAIKFNYTLWTEGGRFDGVITDISTVGIKMSTQKQLSKNTLLSLNVYVPGGTLRFICQGLVMWTKQDPNDEYYYTSGVKFTTLSIDAMKKVDKFIKENLPKTEIE; encoded by the coding sequence ATGTCCGTTTTTCAGCAAAATCTTCCCATCCAAATAAGTCCGATCGAAAATAACGAAGAAGGTGTAAAATACCAAGGTCTATTTGAAGCCATGGAAAGCGATGCGATGAAAATACGAATGGACGATACATTTTTTGCTGATAATGTTCAAAATGCAATTTCAGTAGAATTCACTATGTCCAATTACAATTTTCAATTTGAATCAAGTCTATTGTCAGGTAGAGATGGACATTTTGTACGAATTGCGAAGCCTAAAGTCATTCACAAGAGCCAGATTCGCAAAACCACTCGATTAAGAACTGCAATTAAATTTAATTATACTCTGTGGACAGAAGGTGGTAGATTCGATGGAGTGATAACCGACATCAGTACTGTTGGTATTAAGATGTCTACACAGAAGCAACTCAGCAAGAATACTTTGCTTAGCTTGAATGTTTATGTGCCTGGTGGAACACTACGATTTATTTGCCAAGGCCTCGTGATGTGGACCAAACAGGATCCGAATGATGAATACTATTATACTTCAGGAGTCAAATTCACAACCTTATCCATTGACGCGATGAAGAAAGTAGATAAATTTATTAAAGAAAATCTACCCAAAACAGAAATTGAATAA
- a CDS encoding LEA type 2 family protein, whose translation MKNSINQYFTSEIKPNLKAKNSFVYICLIVVVFTGIQCINQDLKNIESLKKCKVDFNSVQLKNIAHGGLFGLAPKIEMDTEIAMTNPNESEVNLYAFDFDVSLLQESGNGELLGKIISDQEIIIPANTTQVIPVKIRSDWQEKLDVKLIRILSQLMSDVNAGKDPEFLIEGSIQYKTIFGNLSIPVREVTQAKLRKK comes from the coding sequence ATGAAAAATAGCATCAATCAATACTTTACTTCAGAAATAAAACCAAATTTGAAAGCAAAGAATTCATTTGTTTATATATGCTTGATCGTTGTAGTTTTCACAGGAATTCAATGCATCAATCAAGATCTCAAGAACATAGAAAGTCTCAAAAAATGTAAGGTTGATTTCAATTCTGTACAATTGAAAAATATAGCTCACGGTGGATTATTTGGATTGGCTCCAAAGATAGAAATGGATACAGAGATTGCGATGACAAATCCAAACGAATCCGAAGTGAATCTTTATGCTTTTGACTTTGACGTTTCATTGTTGCAAGAATCTGGTAATGGTGAGTTGCTCGGCAAAATTATTTCGGATCAAGAAATTATTATACCAGCTAATACAACTCAGGTGATTCCTGTTAAAATTCGATCTGATTGGCAAGAAAAATTGGATGTAAAATTAATTCGCATACTATCTCAATTGATGAGTGATGTAAACGCGGGAAAAGATCCAGAGTTCTTAATCGAGGGATCCATTCAATACAAAACAATTTTTGGGAATCTATCCATTCCTGTTCGAGAAGTTACTCAAGCTAAACTACGTAAGAAATAA
- a CDS encoding SMP-30/gluconolactonase/LRE family protein — MNYHKLSFRIFEYLFFCILLLNCLSFPEEHFRNQIQDPEIFPINEDIEKVRDPNDLQFQGLQKIIPNLPAQDEILLQEDLDRAFVAAMDGYIWIVDLKNLTAEPYVRTPLLAGGMVQHPKNRDLIYFCVSRAKKDDIIEPNGPGIYELTISTKSIRKIGTRVPKKIDQTYVKTKSKIGNFYPNKDQTNLFFKDMNDTNSRAVEKADDLAISSDGERIYFTEPYDHSGAILGVSSQSQNEVLTLGKNGHLWKYDLANNSASLVADNYTYLDGILLEQESSEAKESSILLNELSKFRLIRLYLSGPRAGEDELVIEGLPGFPDGMDRDSQGRIWIAMPVQRSGLINWLHEHPFWKGLALYIPSNLKPVSKKTSLLILSKDGKTPLYYGVHDGSVFSVIIVVVPGKEKVYLSIYHNGYEGLNTMNYPIPD; from the coding sequence ATGAACTATCACAAACTAAGTTTTCGTATATTTGAATATTTATTTTTTTGCATATTATTATTGAATTGTTTATCATTTCCAGAAGAACATTTTCGAAACCAAATTCAAGATCCAGAAATTTTTCCGATCAATGAAGATATTGAAAAAGTCCGTGATCCAAATGATTTGCAGTTTCAAGGACTTCAAAAAATAATACCCAATCTTCCCGCTCAAGATGAAATTCTTTTGCAAGAAGACTTAGATCGTGCCTTTGTTGCTGCAATGGATGGTTACATTTGGATTGTAGATCTCAAGAATTTGACAGCTGAGCCTTATGTGAGAACACCACTTCTTGCTGGCGGAATGGTTCAGCATCCAAAGAATCGGGACTTAATTTATTTTTGTGTTTCGCGTGCAAAAAAAGATGACATCATAGAACCGAATGGACCTGGAATTTACGAACTCACAATCTCAACCAAATCAATTCGCAAAATAGGAACACGAGTTCCAAAAAAAATTGATCAAACTTACGTAAAAACAAAAAGTAAAATTGGTAATTTCTATCCAAACAAAGATCAAACCAATTTATTTTTCAAAGATATGAATGATACTAACAGTCGAGCTGTGGAGAAAGCTGATGATTTGGCGATCAGTTCCGATGGAGAAAGAATTTATTTTACAGAACCTTATGATCACAGTGGAGCGATCTTAGGAGTCAGTTCACAATCACAGAATGAAGTACTCACTCTCGGTAAGAATGGACATCTCTGGAAATATGATTTAGCAAACAATAGTGCGAGTTTGGTTGCGGATAATTATACTTATCTAGATGGAATCTTACTTGAGCAAGAATCCAGCGAAGCTAAAGAATCATCCATTCTATTAAATGAACTATCTAAGTTTCGATTGATTCGACTGTATTTAAGTGGGCCAAGAGCTGGAGAAGATGAATTAGTGATTGAAGGACTTCCTGGATTTCCGGACGGAATGGACAGGGACTCGCAAGGAAGAATTTGGATCGCAATGCCCGTTCAACGCTCAGGTTTAATCAATTGGTTGCATGAACACCCATTTTGGAAAGGACTTGCTTTATATATTCCCTCTAACTTAAAACCAGTGTCAAAGAAAACATCTTTGCTTATTCTCTCGAAGGATGGCAAGACACCACTTTATTATGGCGTTCATGACGGTTCTGTATTTTCAGTTATAATCGTCGTGGTTCCAGGTAAAGAGAAAGTCTATCTATCGATTTATCATAATGGATATGAAGGATTGAATACAATGAACTATCCAATTCCAGATTAA